The segment agcactggatctgtgccagtgccacagtcctgggcagcagccagccagccctgggggaacagagggcacagcacgagggacagaagcaggcaagggcagagactggagagagccagagccaggagcaggagcagctgctccattgcactcttggagaaagctctgggctggttccaagcgctgaaaggcgtgaagggcagagaggaggccacagcaaacaatgctcctgtttgcacagcctcccctctccgtgtcccagaaggaattgcatggactgtgttcttctctccgagtcgtctcgttcagcatgagcagctcagcaccaggagctgaaggagctgaagcctcaggccacaggagctgggcaagaggagactttctgagcaaatgaatgctgctaacatggacccagctgaatgcagtggatagaatcatggaatcacagaatcctttctcttggaaaagccctctgagctcacccagtgcagccgctcagccagcagtgccaagcccagcactaaaccacgtccctgaagtgccaaggcctggacagcagccctgagtgaggcctgaacagcaggccctgagccaaaggtggcctctggatgaaccttccaaccaaaggttatctttgtatctgctccctgatgaaatgtgcatggtcattagcactgtgatagatgtagccactcattagtgaaacatgtattgacctttgtggatttagaagccagacaaggccatgaaatctgacatctggccttgtttggggctgaatggtcaaagtcacctcccttggttcctcctggggccctggccaggctttgggaggggcccaagaggaggatgaaaccagatgttgccacactagcagtgctgtcagtttgttcattcagcactgtcagagctgggccctctcccagcggggttggagcctcagctggggctggaggcacctgcaggaattgccagtgcccaggagtggctctgcagcccttggctgtgacagcttccccagctgctgtgtgggtctgggggatgggaaaggctgagggtaactggggctggatctttctcaatcactgcaggcaatctttggtggggatggttgggtgcattgctgagcttctgcttttgtaattattttctaacgattatgtgctttgctgagcctctcctattgtaattttttgcagacATACATTAGATAAAttacacaattccttcagttggtgtctgtgtgtttggtgctgaccctgcccactgacAAAACTGACCCTGTGGGCTCCATAgaaccaaggggacattgtgacactgaagggCGTCCTGTAACCAGGGTACCGTGGGGACCCTATGgggcccaatggaaccaaggggccattgtgacaccgtGGGGCTCATGAAACCACAGATAGCATTCTGACTCTGGGGACTCTGGGGACTCATGGGGACTCATGGGGACAAGGCTCCATTGTTTTCCCCTccgtgcccctgccccagcccagcagagcagcagagtcaggtcagggcctgcagcaggaactggaggccctggaggtcagggacagccactctgtgtctgggatgctcagcagatgctcagctcgggcagctcctgcagccccagggccagccccgctgcccagctcagcagcagagtTGGCCCCGGGgctcctcaggcagctcctgctggcccagggacagggcagcctcttgccagggctcctctgcacccccacgggctcctgccctgctcctggcccatgccagctgcccccagagcctttcccaggggaACACGTCTGTGCTGGCCCGAGCAGccattgctgcagccctgccctgctgcccagagccccgagctggggctgctgctctgcagagcacgggggctgtgctgcccggggccctgggctgcctctgctgggctctgctgctcagcctgggacacagaggcagctgagggtgctCCTGCCCTGACCCCCTCCCACACGGGCTCTGCGGGGCCATGGAGGGGCTCAGAGGTGCCTGCCTtgttccagggctgccagaggggctcggggctgccctggatcctccTGGGGGAGAtccctgaggggcagaggagtcAGTGCCCAGACTCCTTTCCCTatgcctgctgtgtccctgggctgcagagctctcctggctcaCAGCAGACATTCAGGCCTTGATCTCAGGGTGACCCCACCCTGGCCAGGCCTGTGCCCAGTGAGTTCCActccctgctggtccctggcacactctgtccctgcaggtcccctgtgctctcctgcagctcccaaggccCTCCAGACAAACATTCCCCTGCCATCATCCCTGGCacaagctgcagagccccaggaaggtTCAGCACAGACCATTCAGCATCTGATGGGCACTGGCCAGCAACCAGCAAAACCTGACCCAGACCTGAGTCCCCTGAAGGCCCAGGGAGACCCTGATCTCATCCCACTGAGCCCTGGGAGAGCAAGGAACACAGGGAGCCCCTTAAGAGTCCTGAGAGTGACTCTGGAGGGGAGCaaagcctccctgccctgcgctCAGGAGATGCCctttgctgatggagctgctgtgctggagcccagctgtgtcccagcagtgcccatggcctgtccctgcctgaggtcacagcagggacacgcagcagcacagggaccaagctgccagagcactctggccttgcacccacagcagggctggggaggggagtgtggagctggggggagcagaTGTGCAAAGAGGCAGGGCCATTGTCCCTGGccgtgctgctgtgctgggagccccttccctcagcctctgctcacaggcactgcccctgcagagccagagaagGGCTGAGGAAATGCCTTGGACACACAAGGCAGGGCAGACACTGGATATTATTGAAATGAACAGGGAACAAGCCTCCTGAAACTCTTTGTGTTTCAAAAAAAGTAGATGTTCATGTAGAAATTCTCAGTGTAGTATTACAGCATTTTATAAAAAACATTATAACActggaaaaataataagaaaaagtcCCGATGAAAAAATAgacaaataggaaaaaatgtcTGAGAGATTGTAAAGAGTTACATTCTGAAGgttctgaagcagaaaagagaGAGTTTATTGTTTCTGAAAGATAAAGTAATCATTTTCCTCAGGGcatccttgagctcctggttcctcaggctgtagatgagggggttcagggctggaggcaccacggagtacagaactgacacaaccacatccagggatggggaggacatagAGGGGGGCTTGAGATGAGCAAATGTGCCAGTGCTGAGGtacagggagagcacagccaggtgagggaggcaggtggaaaaggctttgtgccacccctgctctgaggggatcctcagcacagccctgaagatctgcacataggagaaaacaatgaacacaaaacaacccaaaaaaagaaaagcactaaAAGCAAGAAGCCCAAATTCCCTCAGGTATGTgtctgagcaggagagcttgaggatctgagggatttcacagaagaactggcccagggcattgccatggcacaggggcagggaaaatgtattggccgtgtgcatgagagcattgagaaaggcactggcccaggcagctgctgccatgtgggcacaagctctgctgcccaggagggtcccgtagtgcaggggtttgcagatggacacgtagcggtcgtagcacatgatggtcaggaggaaatactctgctgagaggaagaccagaaagaaaaagagctgagcagcacatccagtgtaggagatgtttctggtgtcccagagggaattgtgcatggctttggggacagtggtgcagatggagcccaggtcagcgagggccaggttgagcaggaagaagaacatgggcgtgtgcaggtggtggccgcaggctacggcgctgatgatgaggccgttgcccaggagggcagccagggagatgcccagcaagaggcagaagtgcaggagctgcagctgccgcgtgtctgccaatgccagcaggaggaagtgcctgatggagctgctgttggacatttgctggggctgcacatagggatctgtaagaaaagtaatcatggaatagttgggtttggagaggacttgaaatatctcagcacagcctgggggcactttccccccactgcctgcccagggctctgctgcctggagctgtccctgccagcagctgcttccctgtgcccagggctgggccctgccagtgctgccagagcccagcccagccctgggggctcagctctgccctgcagagccctcccagctcaggcactgcccaggggcagctctggctctgcaggctctgatggcaatgtcagagcaaccctgaggaggctgaaaaagcaacactgatgcttTCGCTCAGGGGCCCTCTTTTGATCTCTGTAACTGCAAAGTTTATTCAGATctaagagaatttttaaatttatttttctcagccttaactgagagatgaatatctatgggcagtttcttttccaggcaacccagagcagtagattaaaaaagcaggattatCCCCCttatgcagcccctgccttgctgtgctccctgaatgatctacttggaaatgttctgcagttcaatgccatgctgggagcagtcctgaacaatgcagcatcctccccacacaaggagaacacttccaagcctcaccagctgtctcctcccagccagatcttgtcccccagtgctggcagcagctgccagggctggctgagagctgtccctggcaggcagcagagtccctgccccagcacagcgccctgggctgcaggaccctgctctgcaggacagccctgggcacccctggctgctctgcacaagagacaagcagagaatgtactcacaggctctgcaggcattgggatgttccagcttgaggagatggctccaggagctgcagctgcattgtcctgcagccagaggttcctgtgccaagggctggcagtgattgtgccccaggcacttctcagccccttcccagccctgactgattgaagctctctgtgcctctgtgctgtgcccgcgctggctgcaggcagtgccccagccctgctgggctggcacaagagctgctcatcaagagaaatgtgcttttgaagctcttcttggtcaccaggagctgcctctgggccaggagcccagcccagctcagcagcacagacacagcacaaggactttaatcagcctctggggctttgtgctcaggccctgaacatcagtccctgagagggagctgaagaaacctctccggaactccaaggcagaatccaacttcaaagtttcttggacttttaatgggtcccactgagggacacgactgagcaagtgtccccaggcagagcagagaactgcaggcagggatgacaggtggggacaaagagaagccaagtcttggtgccctggggcacagcagggtctgtgccagcaagggctgggaggagacaccttgtcctgaggccctggggcctcctggcacagccccagccaggctgggcactgtcagccccttgtgctgccctcagcatccccccctagcccacatcccagtggcctcaaggatctgctgcaaggagtccctggggagccttgctcaacaatggccctgggggctccttcatgctccctgcagggactgcaggtttttcaatggactttgggtttggcttttgccttggagtctctgagaggtttgtgcaatcatggcctccaattatctgctgtaattagtccctggagattCTCTGCCGGTTGCAGCATTGATTGggactcattaatacttcagggtacttaaGTTTCTTAAGCtacttcctctttcccttttgatacagactctatgAGAAAGATTGTGCATTTACAGGTTCCAATTATCTgcttaatgagtccctggagagccgTTATCAGTAACAACATTcagtgggctcattaatgcttcaaggtacttcagttattttaaggtacttggtgtttcccttttgatacagactctgtgagaggtttgtgcaatcatggccccaattatctgctttaatgagtcccttgagagctctgtactgacactcagtggggctcagtaatgctttgagcttctcaaaaattttaaggtagtttggaatttcctttccactctgagtctctgagatgtttttggtcaatcctggcctccaattctctcctccaaggagtccatgaggagcctgtgttggggatggacctcagtgggacccattcatgctttgagacactttgggattttcttctgactttgactcctggaaaggtttgtgcaatctcctctcaggccctgaggttcaagggctcagctccaaatgcaccacagggctcattgggatgcagcaagtcctgacaaaccatggctctgccttgatttccctctgctctaatgcagttttcaggaatgtatctggagtgatttttggtttgctaatttgagatttctcagccaatgcatctattagtgcagtgggatcagtgttggctaattaccattgcattcactggaatatatttactcatttcctgctgtgagataggattaggagaaaggccaagtaggctcaaaattttaaaagggtatacagaaaagtttattaccagtaaaaagaagaaagagtaataagaatctgaacacttctcctctccctacaaccttttctttcttactgacaacgtaaggagacaaaacctgaaagtttcagtcagtttacaccatctagaacagtctttcttcagttcacttaagGAGAGAAGTCTcgctttcatgctatggagacttctccataagaaaaacatttgctcgtggctctcaattcccacgaagagcagctgcccagaaaatctgcaattgtcaagtccctcccatttttcatagcttttcccacagctgtttttatgggccatgtcaatgtatggggtatgagtttaaagatgagctgttcaagagcaaagattctcttcacctatttctgaaatcatcttcatctctgacaacagagatcttcttcttctctccctgagggcacaggatCTCACCgatcttctctctttctctgtttaaacttctcataggatcacagctacttcaacatttgccgACTTTAGCATGGAGTTTTTTGCTGAACaagtcatctccccatattttcaaatagttatagggaaaagagagtctgatatattaattccatccttctccatagctttacaagaggatttcagccccaagatcaaggcatctcctcatcccttccaTCTGGGACTCAACTTCCTATTCAGTGACCTCGGTatcttcatgttgctcctctctgtgtgcctgcactttgtccttttctctcactggagggaggatggaagcactgaaagagttcatatctcacccggggcctgcagatggttctgtgcccccggccgggctcggtgcttgcggccggagctgttttacgatggaggtttctgcagcggctgcgctggggctgtgtcaggatgggccgcgctggggcagggccaggatctcagcagccaggccagagcacagcagcagcacggccgggggccgatggcttctcctgcccctgcccggggcttgcggctgaagccccaagggtggcagaatcttggccgagccggcccggcccggggctgctcctggggcccggcggatcctggctgggcccgggctggcggcggggcagggctcagcagggcccagatgttcccaactgcagccatggcccggcccggcctcggccccgcggcctcccctgccctgcccggcagccgatggggcctggcggggtccctgggaaggggcccggccccacggcaggagccgcccggcccggcctggctgagacggggccgggtcagccttgttacctctgtgccagccagaagggaaagagaccctcccaggttttctcatctttaacatgtgtcttcacagaggcgtgtacagtttccttagtggtttaacagattgtcagatCTCAAAGCTAATTACTGATTGGTTTTTTGTCAGACACAGatgaaactgctagcagcttctcttaggaCATCACTTCTGTGATGCAAAATCACCACAAcagctcctttgtccatatgtatCGGTCATGTGCCCAAGTCCTCAAAAACCCttcttgggagatctctggcccctttccaaggttttttcaactgaaagcattcaactcagagtctaagaaaatcaccagcaGACATGggcagcctgacctgtctgtccttactacttttgtctgggagcaatctttggatatgtggaatttgggaagccaaattctaattttggccatggaccatggacatgaaggttggttcttttccataggaaggaaggaacagagccccagtgtttgccaggcagaagagaggtgaccaccagaggacaaggccagccagaagtggcaggtttttttctgagagaaacccttgcatataggaaaatttttagagagaataccaattttggcaatggacatttaaaaaaagggatggttcttttctatagcaaggaaagcacggagccccagtgttccaggagctgatgagaggcattccttgacattgcaacatcagccagagctgtcaggtggcccctgggaagccaaaccagccaggcctgttccatgttccctcagttccatggggccccacagtgtcccaatggtcccttgcttccatgaggccctgaggtgtcataatgcccccttggtgacaccaggccctgaagggtcccaatggtctctatggttccatcaggccccacagagccagaatggtctctgggttccataaagccccgctgggtcaccatggccccttggttccatgggctccagtggtgccacaaggatccccttggttccatgaggtccccacaatgtcccagtgatctccatgggaagggaaggacccagccccagtgttgcaggggcagtcaccagaggtcaaggccagccaggcttgatggtactggcagattgtgcctgggagcaacccttggatatacagaattttggaggtggaatcccaatttcagacatggacacctggaggataaggatggttgttttccattggaaagaaagcacggaacactgattcaacagtgacatttggggatctatggggagcattggggatcgtttctgcacctcatgacccaacaggagcttttctaataaatgttgcctgaagctcccactgtgctcatgacaggaacccatgtgagtgtctgggacatcccggctctttggcagcctggggactcctgggatgtcaccatggaatggctgtgactgcctctgaccacagggctctttaccatccccagaaagccctgggaggtctccatggagcccctgtctctgtgtgtgacattccagctctggaacagcctggagactcttggaatgtccccatggaacccttctgagggcctgtgacaaatctgatccttagtaggcaaccatcaccagtccactgttgctatggtcagtttccatggcaaccatcaccagccccctgttgctatgctcagtcccttggcagctccatggagaccccatgccaggggtggttgccatggccaccagggctggcaccagctgggatgcttggtttccacgggccgggcttcaggaatgggattccccaatttcctgctcccgctaaaaccgcgctgccctcgctgccctcccgcctcccatggaaagcacaaaaggcaaagatcccaggctgggaaaagaacattttattGGGAACAGGAACGaaataaggaacaaacaggaacagaaacaatattgataacagaagggataagtaaaactatttacagagaaaactacaacatcaacaactaggtcttcctggcaatgtatttcctcctgtctggaaaggacacccttctccctggggagagagagagagagagtccctttcctgcccctggcaatgacctgaggtgggagtgaatgtaatgacagggccatggccagaccctcatgttctccaatcccacatAAAGTCATTGGTGGGGCAACCAAAGGTACAattgtcttcccagcatggattacagggaacatggatcaccagggctctgaccaacgtgggatctccaatgggggatgaagctggagcagtgcaggaaGCTCTTCCTGAAGTTGAGGCACTTGCAGGGCTTCATTTACTGGTGCCTctgttggtgtctggtcaagtgagagctgctggtgaagctcttcccacactggggacactcgtagggcctctccccagtgtggttgcgccggtgggtgacgagtgtggagttgtgcttgaagcccttcccgcagtcagggcagaggaagggcctctcatccgtgtgaatgcgctggtgctggaggagctgagagttggtgtgaaacctcttcccacactcggggcacttGTAGGGCcgctcccctgtgtggatcatttggtggatgatcatttggggcttcctactaaaggtcatcccacattccccacagttgtatggcctttcccagtgtggatcctctggtggcagatcaagagagacttctgcctaaagctcttcccacattccccacactcatagggccgttccctggtgtgggtcttgtggtgggagatcaggttagagttctggatgaagctcatcccacatttcccacactcgtagggcttctccccagtgtgcatccgctggtgcctgatgaggtgggagttggcgcttgaagcccatcccacagtcagggcagtggaagggcctctcatccgtgtgaatgcactcatgcaggaggagatcagagctggtgtaaaacctcttctgacattggggacactcgtagggcctctccctctccccagtgtggatgcgctggtgggtgatgagggtggagttgcgcttgaagtccctcccacagtcagggcagcggaagggcctctcctctgtgtgaatccggcGGTGCTTGCAGAGATCAGAggtggtctgaaacctcttctgacactcaggacactcgaagggcctctccctggtgtggatGCATTGGTGCCTTatgacagcagagctgcagctgaagcccttcccacactccccacactcgtagggccattccccagtgtggatcatctggtggctgatcagggtgctgctctgcctgaagctcttcccacactccaagcacttgtggggcttctccccattgtgaagctgcccatggtccaccagctctgagctctggctgaagctctgtccaccttcctggctcagggtgggtctttcctcctcagagcaccctgggctgggtttggagcccctcttCCTGTAaaatctctggggattttcctccccattggattcctgtgccctggagtcacTCATAATGGCCTCATCCATgagtttctgctgtggggatttcttCTTTCTGGTCTCCATGCTCAGGTCCTTcctggggggaggaaggacaaggagaggatgggattttcctccatgccacagggaaggggaaggagatccccccagtgcatccccagcaggacggggttggcagcagggttgtcctgcagccgggggccgtgctgggctgggagatggagcaggagagaggaggaaaggggcactgacttcctcctcaccttcctGCATGTCCCGGggctccttccttttccttgcagcctcctcctccatctggcacAGGTTTGGGGATGtaaaatcctgttttgggaggaaagcaagggatgagcgcattgaattttgtactggtttcaaggcaaacctgggggagagtctaaaccagaatttacaattaaataagaaaagaagatcaaggcaatgctgcagaaacactgccttaaactgacagagtcaggatataacctgacaccctgttccTGGTCAGGccggtggcagcagtcccattaaatggtggctgcagtcctgttggagtgatgaacgtgattctgtccaagcagtgatcctgtagaagggtttggtcttcctctgaaggtccagtggtggttctggagctcttgtcctctgggaatccagtaggcaagctgctcctggtgttgcaaggttcagcttatatccaggtaggaatgcttggatcctccccctgggcggagcctcccacaatgggatgatggaattttatcagtcctgcagtgacactcaatggcccattcccagaagatatctcccctggagggcgttatccgggctgagtcatggaagaggtcaagaacactgccccacctgtttatagcagttgatgaagatggggattgaaaacatgcatttggttccatcttacattgcagcctgaaacagtgggggaatccctgctcagggggtgaacaccaccccccttacccaaactggctcaggtgtaaaacccccaccctgggaaggccacacacacaggggacaatgtcacacttgccctgccccagcggaggtctctgtccctgtcactcccttgcCCGCCCCCCTCTTCCCATTCTTTCCAactctctctctacctcacatttactgttcaatAACATCCACAATGGATTTGATTTCGTTGGCACTTTAATtggggcagaggcatctctgtaacaattttct is part of the Agelaius phoeniceus isolate bAgePho1 chromosome W unlocalized genomic scaffold, bAgePho1.hap1 SUPER_W_unloc_1, whole genome shotgun sequence genome and harbors:
- the LOC143692536 gene encoding olfactory receptor 14J1-like, coding for MSNSSSIRHFLLLALADTRQLQLLHFCLLLGISLAALLGNGLIISAVACGHHLHTPMFFFLLNLALADLGSICTTVPKAMHNSLWDTRNISYTGCAAQLFFFLVFLSAEYFLLTIMCYDRYVSICKPLHYGTLLGSRACAHMAAAAWASAFLNALMHTANTFSLPLCHGNALGQFFCEIPQILKLSCSDTYLREFGLLAFSAFLFLGCFVFIVFSYVQIFRAVLRIPSEQGWHKAFSTCLPHLAVLSLYLSTGTFAHLKPPSMSSPSLDVVVSVLYSVVPPALNPLIYSLRNQELKDALRKMITLSFRNNKLSLFCFRTFRM